Proteins from one Hyperolius riggenbachi isolate aHypRig1 chromosome 4, aHypRig1.pri, whole genome shotgun sequence genomic window:
- the C4H3orf80 gene encoding uncharacterized membrane protein C3orf80 homolog, whose amino-acid sequence MVQCFSEGSLPAVITAVLLWADLLQESQAGWSCGDLLCGEKEGCCVFGNVSHTEIKCCKLPFHTFLDNVGWFVRKLSGLLILLVLFAIGYFLQRMICPSPRRYTRQPQRGQSGPGLLNETSSQDSLIDSVRHLSEHELRIISSPVFLQLPSYEEVKYLPTYEESMRPSQVILPVSQIPSQAGDSGGGNGPLPPYSH is encoded by the coding sequence ATGGTGCAGTGCTTCTCGGAGGGCTCCCTGCCTGCTGTGatcacggcagtgctgctgtgggCTGATCTGCTGCAGGAGTCCCAGGCTGGCTGGAGCTGCGGAGATCTGCTGTGCGGGGAGAAGGAAGGCTGCTGTGTGTTCGGGAACGTCAGTCACACGGAGATCAAATGCTGCAAGCTGCCTTTCCACACTTTCCTGGACAACGTGGGCTGGTTTGTCAGGAAGCTctccgggctgctcatcctcctggTGCTTTTTGCCATCGGCTACTTTCTGCAGCGTATGATATGCCCCAGCCCTCGCAGGTATAcacggcagccgcagcgggggcagagcggaccaggGCTGCTCAACGAGACCAGTTCCCAGGACTCGCTCATAGACAGTGTCAGACACCTTTCCGAGCATGAGCTGCGGATCATCTCCTCCCCAGTGTTCCTGCAGCTACCCAGCTATGAGGAGGTCAAGTACTTGCCCACCTATGAAGAATCAATGAGGCCAAGCCAGGTCATATTGCCAGTGTCCCAGATCCCATCCCAGGCAGGGGACAGTGGTGGTGGCAATGGACCCTTGCCTCCCTATTCACACTGA